The genomic DNA caattttttttttttgttaaccgAGTTACATGTTACATCAACTTATATACCCGAATCTAACTTCTATGAACAATATACACACTGATATTTTTTTGTATTAGAGCCACTAGTATCCAACCAACTGTATGCACAATATATGAATTCTCTCTAATATCAGCAAATCATATTAAAATCACATCACACAAGTTACTAACTACTTCCGGTGATACGAAGCATCCACCACTCATGCAACCGATACGAATTTTCAGAACAACCGACGAAAACAGATCTGATTCATACCAAAACTTCATGAACTATAAAATCATGTTCATGCCATCAAATCCACTAACAGTGCCCTAAAATATATGAACAAAATAGACGAATCTAACTTCTATGAACAAAATACACACAACTATATATCATATATGTATTAGGGCCATTAGTATCTGACCAACTGTTTACACCATATATGAATTCTTTCTAATATCAGCAAACCAGATTCAAATCATGTCACACAAGTTACTAACTACTTCCAGTGATCCGAAGAATCCACTACTCGATTATCGCATGCAACCTATATGAATTTAACAGAATCGAACCGACGAAAACAGATTTTGTTACACATGTGATTTCCACCGATACTCAATCAAACCTACAGCTTCGTGAATCTTAAATTCATGTAAATTTCATCAAATCTAGCAAACCGTGCCCTAAAACATCTCCTAACACTAACACAATCACCTATCGCAAACATACATGTTCAAAATCTTCAATTAAAAACAACAACAGTTACAGAAACGTATCGAAACCTCAATAGAAGTCCTGAGCAACTGATCGTCTTCAGGAATCCATGGAGAATGAACAAAATCCGTTGCTGTCATCTTCTCCGATGAACAAAAACCCTAAATTCTCGCTCTACGAGCTACAGGAATGAAATTTGTAACTGTTTTATGAATCGGAAATGATTGAATTTGAATTTGGAGGTGAATTTGAGGTGAATTTATCTCAAATTTGAAGGTTCGAGTGAGTGCAAAATGCGAAAATGGTGTTCAGGCGGGTAATGTTTTTGTTGAACAAAACCCCATATATGTATAGAGAGTGTGAATGTGTGATGCAGGTTTTAAATTTGTTGTAATTAATGTTGAAgattttgttatattttttttaaaaaagttgtTGGAATTAATgctttttttcaaaatttaagttttatttttaaatttcaAATATTAGGGACTTTGACTGCATAATTTATGTTAAGGACCACCATTTAATAATATTTGAATCGTGTCATTTGAAAAAGGACCACTTTCTATAAAAGTTGAAGTGTTTaaaaatatgtatataaaaaGATAGTTCTATGTGGACTTATTGAGTTATGGTGTGTATTTTCAGACTAAATTTATCTAGTAAAGAATAAAATCAATTAACTGAtgttatgtttacatcaaatttattatacttagggggtgtttggcctagcttttatttttttggtttatgcttatattttaaactagcttatgcttattttctttcatttgataagctatttttaagtgtttggattagcttatattctataagttgataattaataattaatcttTAGTTGTTTGTTAAGTTATTTTGTATTATGAGAAGAGGTATAATATCATTGTGTGTAATGAATAAAAAACCATCTTCTTCAAATAAGCTTATTTAAATAAGCTAAAAAAACCATGTTCCCATAAGCTTCTTGAAATTAGCTTAcataagctaataagcataagcttaaaaagctaaaccaaacacccattagtgcttattttgtaaaaataaactaaaaaaactaTAAGCTTAGATAAAAAAGCTAGACCAAACACCCCCTTATTACATTTTTTAGTATTTGCTAACATGGGCGTAACATAGTGAGGCTGTGAGGGCGGGATAGGAGAAATCAATCAAATGATATTATGTGCACATAAAATTCGCTTTTTGAGATTTTCTTATAAATGGAGTCTCGCACTATGTGTTGTTAATAAAAAAATGGTTAACggtattatttttaaaaaaatataaagaaaTAACTAGTTATATAAAATTCAGTTACATTACAATTACATTACAATTTATATGATTTTTCATATTCTTAATCATACTATTcacattttttatttaattttgttgAACCAATGATCTCTAGATTAAGTGGTGAAAGACTTGTATTTCTTTTAGGAGATGCAGGTTCAACCCCcatttggtgcagagtgaggcactggtgggcaatgataggagacccggGGAAATCTGAATTCGATCCTTAAGCcaaaacgggttttaccggtgtaacaactctcactaaaatcaatacttaggatgataataagtcaataaggaaaccataactgagacacccaagtaattctgcattaaccctaaaagttccggaacaatcagaatcaggatcaggggccctaaaactcaaagggggtaaaccctagttggacgaTTATCTAAAATAATCATTGTAGGAAGCTGATTGGTTAATTTAATTGATTCAGCATAGCTAGTCCCAACCGTGGCCGACCTATGAtaaataggtgtcccttacggaccgtaaggggtatggcttacggtccgtaagcatgtcccaaaaattgttataaatagccgacattgacACTTGAATTCTGTTCTTATTTCGACAAAGAAATTCGTTGTGTACGTAGAGTTATAGCACAATCAGtccacaattaaacacacacgatcacgaggtgctgccgcaatcagggtaatcactcaatcgctattacgattcattttccgactgatcaatatatccaatggatgtttaagtgccgcccacatagggttatactatgtcgttcgtcgttaaatcgatggatgtttaagtattgcactttgtcgttcgttgtgagaatttgatctcgtgagttaacgtaaatgctgtattgatcactaacccgtttgtgtgtatGCATTATTATTTCAATTaggataatcaaggctaatcagtaggcttatacactgctcgttaaatctgcaaagtgagtcattctctttttatcaaatgttttacaatactccaaattattttcaagaagttagaattacagggactaagtcgtggatatcttgatttattggttagtggggtattgtgcacattactaattttctcccagttaggttcattgacctacttgGGATAATCActgttaggttcattgacctacagtgataatcgtcactatttaggttcattgatctaatagtggtatgaccatcgtcaccattgtgacttgtcaccattgtgacagaaagccagataaataaaagatataaaccattgtaatcgctcttatgctgtaactAATAACTACGCATCATTTtatgtaaatagaatgattcactcagtatttccccgctgacaaaacctttttcaaacatgtttcaggtaatctgttgtgagcaaagaaagtgccatgaagcactacaagcttggaaaagtggctcaatgtaaataaataaagaaacatgatttgagaaataaaagatttcctcgtgaaatcacattattgtaaattatgggattttatccccaTATTATGTAAACGAGGAGTTTTAAATactaaaagatcctgttttaaaaagacttccgttgtcgcctaaattaaatactgCAAGATTTCTGTCctgcggctcctgaaacgggtcaaaccgggccgggggccgtgacagaaataaggtggtatcagagccacttctcaagccactgatttaaagccaattaagtatttagaaaatacttaatttttattaattactATTTCATGATTATGTGTTCTATTATCTGAATAATTATGCACAGTATGGACAAATCATTATATGTTAGCCAAGGTAGCAAttaatgcaaattcttaaataatttgactcaagtattagtacctttattatctacagtctagaagtcttattCGGAAATCATAAGAATTACAAATAAAACCTTATGTGTTTTaaattttagttgttttaatAGTTACCCagtataaaataatatttctataaaattttgttataaattttaacGTAGTAATTATATGTATTTTgataaacagcatgagtaacttgtctgaggcccttcaaaatttaaatctctatccagtaagagtagaagtttccagagatttcaatatgTATATACCAaacatagaagaacctatagaattcaacgtTTTACCTCTCGAAAAACCCAAGAAAATAGAAATTAGGGAAGGTTCTAGacaaatctttacagtcgaaacggcaagcggaaataccctcatctatttcagtaaatctcgaggacgagatttttcttaaggtggggaggatgtaacaactctcactaaaatcaatacttaggatgataataagtcaataaggaaaccatagctgagacacccaagtaattctccATTAACCCTAAAAGTTccggaacaatcagaatcaggatcaggggccctaaaactcaaagggggtaaaccctagttggacgaTTATCTAAAATAATCATTATAGGAAGCTGATTGGTTAATTTAATTGATTCAGCATAGCTAGTCCCAACCGTGGCCGACCTATGAtaaataggtgtcccttacggaccgtaagggatatggcttacggtccgtaagcatgtcccaaaaattgttATAAATAGCCGACCTATCATATTACTGCCTAGTGGGGCCATATAAGTTTAAATGTAAAATAATCTTTAAAAAAGTTTTCTTGCATAAACCTTCAAGGCTATTGTGAAACTTATTATCATAATTAGAAATAGGGAAAAGTGAATATGCAGCTGTTAAGCACCCAACATTACATGTGAAAATatcaaaactacgtagttttgatTATAAATCCTTATTCCTTGAAAAACTAACCTACATCTAGTATCGTACCTCAACTAAAACCTATAAATTTTGATTTCCCCATTTAATTTGTCGATCGAGGAGATATAAGTATGATTACGTAAATCGTTCAAGCTACAACACATTCGTTCTTCATTACCTGTCCAATCGATCTacatcaatttaaaaaaaatatcattTTCTTCCAGTTCGTTGAATGTTTGGGAATGTCTCCACCCACTTTTGTGGTTGCTGTGTTTATCAAAGTGCAAGGTAATTAAAGATGGTAGTGTGGTTTTAAGTTATTTATTGAGTTAATTCCCATCTGGTGTTTATTATTTCTAGGGGGAAATATCCATTACAACTTCTTTGATGTTGTGCATATATGTGGTCAGAGAGTCATTGAGAGATTTTGACCATCAGCCCTATATGTGTAAGCACCTTAAATTTGAATAAGGTTTGACTTTTTTAAAGATTAACTTAGTTAGCATTACCTTTTTCTGGATGATGTTTGCAATTTAGGCATGACTCGTGTACAACGCACAACAGGTGTTTGATAAAAATCCTCAAAGAGTGATGCTAATCTGATTGCAAACAGATACGTTTCAGTCCCTTTCGAGGCAATTGGAGTCCGTAGATTCGAGTCTGTAGAATTCAACTACGAGTTCTAACATATTTTCGGTTTTTGTTTCTAGGGATAAATGGCCCGCTTAACTTGctatattttgacccgtttaacgaGAATGCTATATTCTGACCCGCTTAACATAAACTCGCTATATTTGGACCAGTTTAACATTAACTCGCTATATTTGGACCAGTTTAACATTAACTCGCTATTTAACCATTTAACATGAACTCGCTATATTTTGATCAAGTACTTCAATTCTTTTTTATATCATTTAAGTTCATCAGAAGCACTGTAATATTTTCACAAGTAAATCAAGGCAAATCACTGTAACATTTTCATAAAAAAACCCCCACTAATTGAATAGTGGGTTAGAAATTCCAACATAGAATGACTTCAAGTTTCAAATAAAAAATCTACTTTATTCAAACAACTGTAAGCATCACACATGATCTTCAAAACAAGTAAGTCTTCAAGCAAATTCACACATCATCCTTCTTTCGCCTTTAAAGCATCTTCCTGCTGAAACAAATAAATATGAGTATTACATTTCCATAAAATTCGCCATTAAATACTCATATACAATACTCTTACCTTCTTTTTCAGACATCCGCTGATGTAGTGACCCTTTCCCTTACAGTAAGAACAAGTTCTCTTTTTTGGTGCTTCAAGTGAAGATTTGATTCTAGTTGCATTTTTAGGACGACCTTTGGTATTAACAGGAGCTAATGGATCCCGAATAGAAATTTGCGGCATCATGTTTACTTGTGAACTTCCCATATTAGAATCTTGTGATGCAATCTCTAACTGTTTAGACTTCGTTGGAATACTTTGTTCATCTAAAAACTTAACCAGTAAGGTATTTAGTTTCTTTATCTCAAACAGGGAGTCTCGTGCATGTTCGATTGCTTTTCTGAAATTTGACTGAACACACCATAACGTTAATGCACTGACTTCATTTTTACCATGTATATCTTCGAGCCCAATATTGCAATTATCCAACTTATGCCTGGCATCAAGTGTCCACCTGGGTAAAATATAATGATCAGGAAGAGTTTCAACATGCTTCTTCTTCAAGATATATAAGATATGCTTGCACAATATCCCATATGTTTCAAACTTTGCACATGAACATGTGACATCTATCTTTGGTGAGAGACGAAATTTAACAGTTCTCCAATATATTTTAGCAATATCCAATTGTCCAACCTTATATACTATTTCGTCCAAATTCTTGCTTGCCTTCTCATGACTTAAATTGAATGTAGCTTCGGTCCATTCTTTCATGAATACATCAAACAACTTTCTAGTGTAACGCGAACTCGCTTTTGCCTCTATTGGATTAACAGAAGAAAGCGTTGGCTTCGAGTTCATGGTCTTAAAGTCTTCATCTTCTTCAGCAGCTCGTCGAGCCTCAACAGCTTTATCATATTGGATTACAAATTCATTCAGCATTGTCTTTGAATTTACATACCCATCAAAAAAGGAATGAATGCTCTCGCTTCTCCCGCTTGTTGTCATGCCAGCAAAGAAACAGTCTTTTAAGAAGGCTTTAGCCCAATATTTACGTTGGCTATACATCTCTGTTATCCAACTGCCACTTTCAAAATTATATTTTTCACATAATAATTTCCAACGAGTTTCAAATTCTTCGACTGTATCACTTTTTACCCATTGATTATATAACATTTGAAATTCACTACAACGATTTGTAAGTGGTCGAAGATGCTCGATCTCATGTTTCTTAATATGCCATGAACAGTAACGATGTCGAGTATTTGGAAAAACGCTTTTGATTGCATTGCCAATAGCCTTATCTTGATCGGTAATTATTGCGTGCGGATACTTGTTGAACATGCACTTCAAGAAATTTTGAAATAACCATTCAAAAGTTTCTTGTTTCTCATTCTCCAGTAATGCACCACCAAAAAGTATGGATTGGCCATGGTGATTAACCCCGACAAATGGAGCAAATGGCATCTTAAACTTGTTGGTCATGTACGTGACATCGAACACAACAACATCCCCAAATTTTACATACGAGTCTCTTGATCTCCCGTCAGCCCAGAAAATATTTCTTGGAGACCCATCATTAGACAAATCCACAACAAAATAAAGGTTACGATCTTCTAATAATTTATCTTGGAAATGTTTAATGAGCCCATAAAACTCCTTACCTTTGTACTGTTTTCGTTGCTCAGCTAAGATGTCAGTACATTGTTTGGATGTTACATCATTTTCTTCTGGACTTTTCATCGTATTTATGACCTTCTTGATTTGGCAAGGTTTCAACCCGGATTGACTGAGTTCCGTCGCTAGAGATTTGCAGGCCATTGAGCGGTGAAACTTCGCATGAGAACGGTGTTTCATTACTTTGGTCGGAGTAACAGTTAGCTCATGATTGTGTACATCATTAAACATATCCACAAACCATGTCCCATCTTTACTTTTAGAAATTCGAAGAAATGCCTCACATCCGGTCCTTAAATCCCTGCGACGTTTCTTAACATCCCCACTAGAACTATTAGACTTTAAATCTTTAAAACCTTGTTTATTGCATACATATTTCTTTCGATAAGGATCATTTGTTGTCTTATTTTTAAAAGCTGTATAAATGCGTATTCCAAATCCATGTAAAAAGGCGTAACGGTTGTAGAACTCATATGCATCATCAGGGCTAGCGAAAACCGTTCCCACTACATTATTATCTTCATCTTTCCCAAGCCCAAGATCGATGTTTACATCATTATGATCCTCTATTTCAACATCTGAACAATTGATTTGTTTTGTTTCAACAGCTTCCTTATTAAATAGATGTTGTAAATCTGCCATGTTTTGTATATCCTATTTCAGCACAAAAAAATAAATCAATTTTAACTCATTGACTAATTTGGGAAATGTTCGGATTCATACTAACCTGGTAACCGGATTGATGAGAATCAACTGAAGCCATTAAATTGTTTGAGAGGTAAAGATCTTGAGATGTAAAAATCTTAATCCGATCAACTTGTGATAGGCTGATCAATTTGCTCAGAGTACGTATTTTCTACATATAATTGATGACAATCAAAACGTGATGGATAGTGCTGAACTTGAAGATTTCTATCAAAACGTCTCAATCTTTACTTTTTGATCGACTGATGGACAACTCTTCGGATTTTGATCGATTGTAAATTGAGGAAGAATTTCTTGAATGGAAGTCTGGACGTGGTTTGGTTGATGTGAGTGGTGAATCAGGGAAATCAAACTTTGCTAAATTAATGGAGGgaaaataggaaaaaaaaaaagaaggaaaatcttttttttttaacttataatcaaaactacgtagttttgatATTTTCACATGTAATGTTGGGTGCTTAACAGCTGCATATTCACTTTTCCCTTTTAaattttatggttttttttttttaaatgcactttttcattttatttgtttagttcaattaatacaaaaaaataacctttaaataattaggtaattatttaaaaaattgaGGTGCAATGAAAACTTGTAAAACCAAAACAAGATgcaatgatttaaaaaaaaaagtaaaaatggtctgacaaaaaaaaaaaaaaaaaaagtaacaaaCTATCACACATAGTCTTATGATGTTTGATCATCTTCACCTCCCATAATGCTTCTAATTCAGTTTACTCCATGATAACATGGCCCCCATCAACTTAGCCCTCACAAACTCTTATCATCATGGAGTGCTAATGCTTCTTCTACAACCTGTTGAATTTCTGCATTGTTCTCATCAACTGGCATATCAAGTGCAAGAATATCTTGCATGGTCCTCCAGAGAGACGCGCTACCATCTGAAATAGGGGGGTTAAAATGGTGTTTCCCTCCACATACTCCACAAACTGTTGTGTTATTTTCGGTAAGTTTTTCAATAAGAGGAGTTTCAGATGGCCCCGATTCATCAATGCATGTCGCATTTTTCATCATCGATTCATTTTGTGAAGGGGAGTCATCAGGAGTACCATAGAGAAGAGAATGCCAGCGATCTTGAATTTCGCGAAGCGTAAATTTACAAGAAAACTTTACTGCCCCGTTAGTTAGTGCTGCTAGAGAAAATCCAGCCTGTGAGAAGAAAAAGGCACAAAAATAGAAGGATAAGATGCACTCATATATAGATGCACAAATGGAAAATATTAGGTTTAGGCACAAGGATAGAACTTGAAGCATACATATACAAATCATGTTGGTTCCATAAGTGGTCAAAAATCAAAATTCGAGCATTACATATTCAATTATGGGGCGTGAAACACCGCCTAAGGGGGCTTATGGGGCACTTGGTTATGCTGTTAACGGGCGTGAGAAGGTGTGATTGATGGGTCCTAACCTTTTTTCACCAATCAtatttcttctttctttttttttacttttagtttattagatttattattattttaaatgggTGGTGGATCGTCAAAACTTATAAAGCCATTACACACTA from Helianthus annuus cultivar XRQ/B chromosome 7, HanXRQr2.0-SUNRISE, whole genome shotgun sequence includes the following:
- the LOC110866622 gene encoding protein FAR1-RELATED SEQUENCE 5-like; this translates as MASVDSHQSGYQDIQNMADLQHLFNKEAVETKQINCSDVEIEDHNDVNIDLGLGKDEDNNVVGTVFASPDDAYEFYNRYAFLHGFGIRIYTAFKNKTTNDPYRKKYVCNKQGFKDLKSNSSSGDVKKRRRDLRTGCEAFLRISKSKDGTWFVDMFNDVHNHELTVTPTKVMKHRSHAKFHRSMACKSLATELSQSGLKPCQIKKVINTMKSPEENDVTSKQCTDILAEQRKQYKGKEFYGLIKHFQDKLLEDRNLYFVVDLSNDGSPRNIFWADGRSRDSYVKFGDVVVFDVTYMTNKFKMPFAPFVGVNHHGQSILFGGALLENEKQETFEWLFQNFLKCMFNKYPHAIITDQDKAIGNAIKSVFPNTRHRYCSWHIKKHEIEHLRPLTNRCSEFQMLYNQWVKSDTVEEFETRWKLLCEKYNFESGSWITEMYSQRKYWAKAFLKDCFFAGMTTSGRSESIHSFFDGYVNSKTMLNEFVIQYDKAVEARRAAEEDEDFKTMNSKPTLSSVNPIEAKASSRYTRKLFDVFMKEWTEATFNLSHEKASKNLDEIVYKVGQLDIAKIYWRTVKFRLSPKIDVTCSCAKFETYGILCKHILYILKKKHVETLPDHYILPRWTLDARHKLDNCNIGLEDIHGKNEVSALTLWCVQSNFRKAIEHARDSLFEIKKLNTLLVKFLDEQSIPTKSKQLEIASQDSNMGSSQVNMMPQISIRDPLAPVNTKGRPKNATRIKSSLEAPKKRTCSYCKGKGHYISGCLKKKEDALKAKEG
- the LOC110866293 gene encoding uncharacterized protein LOC110866293; translation: MTTPDFVHSPWTPEDDQLLRTSIEAGFSLAALTNGAVKFSCKFTLREIQDRWHSLLYGTPDDSPSQNESMMKNATCIDESGPSETPLIEKLTENNTTVCGVCGGKHHFNPPISDGSASLWRTMQDILALDMPVDENNAEIQQVVEEALALHDDKSL